A region from the Cryptococcus gattii WM276 chromosome H, complete sequence genome encodes:
- a CDS encoding Hypothetical protein (Similar to TIGR gene model, INSD accession AAW45712.1; CNI04240), translating into MKYKDSNPFQRYLYITNLPSGLLPAHLSQILAHPPKPNGKRSRKRDTGVKLIQVYTVPRKSKRRILPKSKSAPPSNLSDPKNSHHPRTVGRLTSLFSTILCLPQGPDLGPLHPSTSTENQGSPKSHLPIASPLSSDIGDRNGTETEVVIERGVGEEGLDGEKSGQVSQVDEDMVDQKLEGDAEETCTSVIVSFVNLR; encoded by the exons ATGAAGTACAAAGACAGCAACCCCTTTCAAAGGTATCTTTACATAACCAACCTCCCATCTGGTCTTCTACCTGCACATTTGAGCCAAATACTCGCCCACCCGCCAAAACCGAATGGAAAAAGAAGTAGAAAGCGCGATACCGGGGTTAAATT AATACAAGTATATACAGTCCCCAGAAAGTCCAAACGACGAATACTTCCCAAATCGAAATCGGCGCCGCCCAGTAACTTATCAGATCCAAAAAactctcatcatcctcgaACTGTCGGACGCTTAACTTCCCTGTTCAGTACCATTCTCTGTCTACCGCAAGGACCCGATCTGGGGCCACTACATCCCAGTACTTCGACAGAAAATCAAGGTTCACCAAAGTCTCACCTGCCAATAGCATCTCCTTTATCATCAGATATAGGCGATAGAAATGGAACTGAGACGGAGGTTGTAATTGAAAGAGGCGTTGGAGAGGAGGGGCTTGATGGGGAGAAAAGCGGCCAGGTATCGCAGgttgatgaagacatgGTGGATCAGAAACTTGAAGGAGACGCCGAGGAGACA TGTACCTCGGTAATCGTATCCTTTGTCAACTTACGATAA
- a CDS encoding Hypothetical Protein (Similar to TIGR gene model, INSD accession AAW45595.1): MPVNKLPPYHPSQPEPNISSFYISAIADAEHDKPTGDDELLLNIPKDPKDPKDRAVIFPPLILGCSTFGYGIYADDNNVQSSMPLRVVRLALRSGMNAFDTSPWYHPSEIILGNALAALDHPRASYHIITKVGKYGPNSSDHTYSPEVVKASVERSLRRLKTDYLDAVYLHDVEYTLPGPSYEGNPVPLLSTILSQPLVPTAEEIKILDGIAALREFQTSGHILLVGIAGYPLPILLRLALLVRDITGKPLDVVQTYAHHTLQNDALQQGYLQALTEKAGVKQVVSASPLAMGLLTTSGGPDWHPAKKYPELFDATRAAVEMCKEKGTKLEDVALSFGYRPLNQPDGRRVPIVVGCKDLEEVTDTVRRWKGVNPGAQGVGGSEKKELEEEVKKLFAERGVQCWSWACPSEAQRAG, from the exons ATGCCTGTAAATAAACTGCCTCCATATCACCCTTCTCAGCCTGAGCCGAACATATCTTCCTTTTACATTTCGGCCATTGCAGATGCAGAGCACGATAAGCCGACTGGTGACGATGAACTTTTACTTAAT ATACCCAAGGATCCCAAGGATCCCAAGGACAGGGCTGTGATATTTCCGCCTCTCATCTTGGGATGTTCCACTTTCGGGTACGGGATATATGCCGACGACAATAATGTCCAGTCGTCTATGCCTTTACGAGTCGTGCGATTGGCTTTGCGCAGCGGTATGAATGCTTTCGACACTT CACCATGGTACCATCCTTCAGAAATAATCCTGGGCAACGCACTCGCCGCGTTAGATCATCCGCGTGCATCATACCATATCATCACCAAAGTTGGTAAATACGGGCCCAACTCGTCTGATCATACATACAGTCCTGAGGTTGTCAAAGCTAGTGTAGAGAGAAGCTTGCGGAGGCTGAAGACTGATTATCTTGATGCTGTTT ACTTGCACGATGTAGAGTACACTTTACCCGGCCCATCGTATGAAGGTAATCCTGTGCCTCTCCTTTCCACCATTTTATCCCAGCCCCTTGTCCCTACCGCCGAAGAAATCAAAATCCTAGACGGCATCGCCGCCCTGCGCGAGTTCCAAACTTCGGGCCACATTTTACTCGTCGGTATCGCTGGTTACCCTCTCCCCATCCTCCTTCGTCTCGCTCTGCTCGTACGCGATATTACCGGAAAACCACTCGACGTCGTCCAGACGTATGCCCATCATACCCTGCAGAACGATGCCCTTCAACAAGGTTATCTGCAAGCTCTGACGGAGAAAGCGGGTGTGAAACAGGTAGTGAGCGCTTCACCGCTTGCTATGGGTTTACTCACCACTTCGGGTGGACCTGATTGGCATCCAGCGAAGAAATATCCAGAGCTATTCGATGCTACCCGGGCAGCAGTAGAGATGTGTAAAGAAAAAGGAACGAAACTAGAAGACGTAGCGCTTTCGTTTGGGTATCGTCCACTGAACCAGCCAGACGGTAGACGTGTACCGATTGTGGTGGGATGTAAGGATTTAGAAGAGGTGACTGACACTGtgagaagatggaaagggGTGAATCCAGGTGCGCAAGGTGTAGGGGGTTcggagaagaaggaactggaagaggaagtgaAGAAGTTGTTTGCGGAGAGGGGGGTACAGTGCTGGAGCTGGGCTTGCCCAAGTGAAGCGCAGAGGGCTGGATAG
- a CDS encoding Hypothetical Protein (Similar to TIGR gene model, INSD accession AAW45596.1), translating into MSPQSIFVSYNLYPPAETPQPTAGPSSQPVPSCATFSFPIPPPSLKTKASTLSATTQYYTSASAALLASQATLNEKLTYWKDAIGDREKGKEDVGAVGFGRGKAMMMSNEVIGEMKNGQEQEGSSEEEEEE; encoded by the coding sequence ATGTCCCCACAATCCATCTTCGTCTCCTACAATCTCTACCCTCCAGCCGAAACACCGCAGCCCACAGCAGGCCCATCCTCTCAGCCTGTACCGTCCTGTGCGaccttttctttccctaTTCCTCCGCCGTCTCTCAAAACCAAAGCTTCTACATTATCAGCAACGACGCAGTACTACACATCTGCCTCTGCAGCCCTTCTTGCTTCTCAAGCTACGCTCAATGAGAAACTGACATATTGGAAAGACGCTATTGGAGACCgggaaaaaggaaaggaggaCGTTGGTGCAGTAGGGtttggaagaggaaaagcgatgatgatgagtAACGAAGTTATTGGGGAGATGAAGAATGGacaagaacaagaaggaagctcagaggaagaggaagaggaataG
- a CDS encoding Carboxy-terminal domain (CTD) phosphatase, putative; Fcp1p (Similar to TIGR gene model, INSD accession AAW45597.1; required for dephosphorylation of the repeated C-terminal domain of the RNA polymerase II large subunit): MSDPPTPLTLPTTLPYPITLTRLVARPGDKVKRGSRLLEYTFMSSDMREKVAKRQSQGGGMGEIGNGNEKDDLSGTWESLIDGDVVEWKGAKLGIAIERNQASQVIVTVQQACSHPVQLHGMCGICGADLTEDDYLSRPALNQTQAGPSRYPGGFEIAHDAMGVTVSKNEAQRLENLTRDALLSTRRLSLIVDLDQTIIHTTVDPTVAEWMDEIHREELVDAQGKDSAPTEEAKGKEEEESTTPPGSPGPSALNTTVELSKEKNPNAEALRDVAKFQIADDLPPGYVKLKTKATEGQNPPESEGRWYFTKPRPGLQKFLDEMSQLYEMHVYTMGTRTYADAIVKVIDPDGKIFGGRILSRDESGSFSSKNLKRLFPTDTSMVVVIDDRSDVWGDCPNLVKVVPYDFFLGIGDINSSFLPTNKSTPPPSSAATTAAAAFSSSAPLSSSLSISPSPPPTLSPSPPSASSIASTPPPVTPSEVSADLEPIERINTAEPTIEEELMMKTRLLDQLSTSRPLARLQEELENEDSGDVESGQNQDGEANAAAETGMKTVTEKEKEEEQEEKPMTRERDESRKERSRSPSKHRKPLLNPHDYELVRVAKILQEIHSRFYKAFDALEGWDPKKALPMSCDVEFIIPEMKAEVLDGCSLVFSGMIPREADPSTTTIWQTAESFGALITPSLTSRTTHLVTALLNTEKTWRAGKMEGVKVVWAQWFWDSVALWERQDEEKYIAGKKEGTGDAEKRVEAEAGVEGETGNSDNHKTINKEEEDGEEHEDMNDDTQVGQGWDEEAEREWEEFMAGEDDWSDEEGSVGSRKSMTSVKSESAPSTPSKKRVRYADEELLPLEEFKDPSPTALSDAPPSKRHKAHLVEYTKPGEEASEEGRSRRKGHGMYEPDFEKDDEKSGDEDHGRGVVESTEGTDGDDEFALLLMDSLANDDADGDEDDGDRDGD, translated from the exons ATGTCAGACCCACCTACTCCACTAACCCTCCCGACTACTCTGCCTTATCCTATTACACTTACTCGACTGGTCGCCAGGCCAGGGGACAAGGTCAAGCGAGGTTCGAGACTGCTTGAATATACTTTTATGTCTTCCGATATGAGGGAAAAAGTGGCTAAACGTCAGTCACAAGGAGGAGGGATGGGGGAAATAGGGAATGGAAACGAGAAAGATGACTTGAGCGGGACGTGGGAGAGTTTGATTGATGGTGATGTTGTGGAATGGAAAGGCGCGAAACTGGGGATTGCTATTGAGCGAAATCAGGCTAG TCAAGTAATAGTGACGGTGCAGCAGGCTTGTTCGCATCCTGTCCAGTTGCATGGTATGTGTGGTATTTGTGGAGCCGATTTAACCGA GGATGACTATCTATCGAGACCAGCATTGAACCAAACTCAAGCAGGACCTTCCAGATATCCCGGCGGATTCGAAATTGCGCACGATGCAATGGGCGTGACCGTATCCAAGAATGAAGCCCAGAGATTAGAAAACCTTACACGAGATGCGCTCCTTTCGACGCGGCGATTATCGTTGATTGTCGATCTTGATCAGACCATTATTCATACGACTGTGGACCCTACTGTTGCTGAGTGGATGGATGAGATTCATCGTGAAGAGTTGGTGGATGCTCAAGGGAAGGATAGCGCCCCTACTGAAGAAGCGAAAGGcaaagaggaggaggagagcACGACTCCCCCGGGATCCCCTGGCCCAAGCGCTCTAAATACGACTGTCGAATTATCAAAAGAAAAGAACCCCAACGCAGAAGCTTTAAGGGACGTGGCCAAGTTTCAGATCGCCGATGATTTACCCCCCGGATACGTCAAGCTGAAAACCAAAGCAACAGAGGGACAAAATCCTCCAGAGTCGGAAGGGAGATGGTACTTTACCAAACCTCGACCTGGTCTGCAAAAGTTCTTGGATGAAATGTCTCAGCTGTATGAGATGCACGTGTACACTATGGGTACGAGAACGTATGCGGATGCGATTGTGAAGGTTATTGATCCTGATGGCAAGATATTTGGGGGAAGGATTCTGAGCAGGGATGAGAGTGGAA GCTTCAGTTCGAAGAATTTGAAGAGGTTATTCCCTACGGACACGAGTATGGTGGTCGTCATTGATGATAGGTCGGACGTCTGGGGCGACTGTCCCAACCTGGTAAAGGTGGTCCCTT ATGACTTTTTCTTGGGGATAGGTGATATCAATTCATCTTTCCTTCCGACCAACAAATCCACAcctcctccatcatccGCTGCCACGACCGCCGCTGCcgccttttcttcctctgcgCCCTTGTCTTCGTCTCTGTCTATATCTCCATCCCCTCCCCCGACTCTGTCCCCCTCACCGCCCTCCGCTTCGTCTATCGCCTCCACACCCCCACCAGTAACCCCTTCCGAGGTATCGGCAGACCTCGAACCGATTGAACGAATCAACACGGCTGAGCCAACAatagaagaagaattgATGATGAAAACAAGGCTGTTGGATCAGCTTAGCACAAGTCGTCCTTTGGCGAGGTTACAGGAAGAGTTAGAGAACGAGGATTCCGGGGATGTTGAATCTGGGCAGAATCAAGATGGGGAGGCTAATGCTGCGGCTGAGACTGGAATGAAGACGGTGAcggagaaagagaaggaggaggaacaGGAGGAGAAGCCGATGACAAGGGAGAGAGACGAATCTCGAAAGGAACGCTCAAGATCCCCAAGTAAGCATAGAAAACCGTTATTGAATCCCCACGATTACGAACTTGTCCGGGTCGCAAAA ATATTGCAAGAAATTCATAGTCGGTTTTATAAGGCTTTTGATGCGCTTGAAGGATGGGATCCGAAAAAGGCTTTACCCATGAGTTGTGATGTCGAG TTTATTATACCTGAGATGAAAGCCGAGGTTCTGGATGGGTGTAGTTTGGTTTTTTCGGGCATGATTCCTCGCGAGGCTGATCCTTCAAC GACTACAATCTGGCAAACAGCCGAATCTTTCGGAGCACTTATAACTCCTTCTCTGACATCCCGCACGACGCACCTCGTGACGGCTTTGTTGAATACGGAGAAAACTTGGAGAGCAGGGAAGATGGAGGGTGTGAAAGTTGTTTGGGCTCAGTGGTTTTGGGATAGTGTGGCCCTGTGGGAGAGGCAGGATGAAGAGAAGTATATTGCGGGCAAGAAGGAGGGGACGGGTGATGCGGAGAAAAGGGTTGAGGCGGAGGCTGGGGTGGAAGGGGAGACTGGGAACAGCGATAATCACAAGACCATAaacaaagaagaagaggatggagaagagcATGAAGATATGAACGATGATACCCAGGTGGGTCAAGGGTGGGACGAAGAAGCCGAACGGGAATGGGAAGAATTTATGgcaggagaagatgattgGTCGGACGAAGAAGGGAGCGTAGGGAGTAGGAAGAGTATGACCAGCGTAAAGAGTGAGAGCGCCCCCTCGACGCCGAGTAAGAAGCGAGTGAGGTATGCGGATGAAGAGTTATTACCCCTGGAGGAGTTTAAAGATCCGTCCCCTACGGC GTTATCGGATGCTCCGCCGAGTAAGAGACATAAAGCACACCTTGTTGAATATACGAAACCTGGCGAAGAAGCGTCTGAGGAGGGCCGATCTCGGCGCAAGGGTCATGGGATGTATGAGCCAGACTttgagaaggatgatgaaaaGAGTGGTGATGAAGATCATGGTCGGGGTGTGGTGGAAAGTACGGAGGGTACGGACGGCGATGATGAATTTGCTCTACTA CTCATGGACAGTTTAGCAAATGATGATGCCGATggagatgaagacgatGGAGATAGGGATGGGGATTAA
- a CDS encoding Rho guanyl-nucleotide exchange factor, putative (Similar to TIGR gene model, INSD accession AAW45289.1) has translation MPRLPSGPTQAFPVGAMTPAQAYQASQGHPSSSVVFPRPSTASAAIPAQATQNIGTPFDPSSSVTSFSTTNSATSRIPTSTSITSFHKPTSQSPSLAEMSKERSATPDYIGKMGQLAPLSPAASPTYDTVSSPTTPTGDMSFHARASTDSTVSLPLPLHTTESLPPGARRGYENRSTSFSGSSREVIRPLSNPAAGLSNPQGQIQTRAPLPSLYPALLSLVSAAFKSYIPLADLTKDGITYKDSFSGQAAVTLIAELIKTSDRNLALLLGRSLDAQKFFHDVTYDHRLRDNPKEVYRFRDRLAAPFTDTNGNGESSTSDERLTRNGSGASSTGMGFGGGLKALTAARAADSSSTMHTESTPVSTTPSRSSTMPFPDSESPDSLDSEDSLPVGVFTLLTDCYSPTCSRDSLCYSINCPRRLEQMKRLNMKPEPGLNRKLSRESLVDVKETGTLWIHSVSQEILDSVDDKEKKRQEAINEVIYTERDFVRDLEYLRDSWVKPLRTQDVIDAKRRDDFVRQVFWNVHDVLSVNYVLAERLTKRQKKEPVVSRIGDIFLERVPLFEPFVTYGAHQLFGKYEFEKEKGANAVFQKFVDDTERKPESRKLELNGYLTKPITRLGRYPLLLEAVLKYTPDDHPDKEDLPEVIKMIKGFLTKVNAESGKSENIFELAQIEQQLVFRPNERIDLRLRDKNRQLVHKGPLKRRGGNREEIADLLGFLFDHAFLLVKPKWVNKSEQYKVYRRPIPLELLVLITPDEQYNSGKLSYGNARSRLITRHPNSKTNHVSQNNSITAPPKPESKHGFSLTILHLGKKGYSMQLWVDTHIGRKKWLECIDKQQGMLREKSTVFVSETITEGILSGVRKVNCSSPYDQGNRMIFGTDEGVYFANLRDEKLREPVKVINLIDVTQVDVIEEFQLLIVLHERCVTTFPLDSLDPSDPNAALKRGKRISSHTSFIKSGICLGKTLVAIVKSSTLSSTIKVMEPVDLSQNRKKTQAGFMRRLNGKDDALKLFKEFYIPTESSSVHFLKTKLCVGCTKGFEIVDLETLDMQGLLDPSDGSLDFVLKRDNVRPIAIYRIEEDFLLCYDEFAFYVNKNGWRSRPKWAIVWEGVPTSFALQYPYVIAFEPTFIEVHHVETGHLVQIIPGNNIQCLFADTPPSRVNAPLPPNRMMYLPPTPGAPPYTRPPNVPGYPVYPNMSYPGHPQQPRPPSNGAYPPHFVNQPDARVRHPPQTPMGYGMPSPHPPPLINRFARPQVVFVSDDSHVQFLKFPPASHSHPQRPVITHHQTAPAGHSAKSSR, from the exons ATG CCGAGATTGCCCTCTGGTCCCACTCAAGCTTTCCCGGTGGGTGCGATGACCCCTGCGCAGGCATACCAGGCCTCACAGGGACACCCTTCATCCAGTGTAGTCTTCCCAAGGCCTTCGACTGCCTCTGCCGCTATCCCAGCACAAGCTACGCAGAATATCGGAACACCGTTCGATCCATCGTCCTCTGTCACTTCTTTTTCTACTACCAACTCGGCAACATCTCGAATTCCCACGAGTACGTCTATCACTTCATTTCACAAACCAACTTCGCAGTCACCGTCGTTGGCAGAAATGTCGAAAGAAAGATCAGCCACGCCGGATTATATTGGGAAAATGGGCCAGTTGGC ACCGCTGTCCCCGGCTGCTTCGCCTACCTACGATACGGTATCTTCACCCACTACTCCTACGGGTGACATGTCCTTTCATGCCCGAGCATCTACCGACTCGACCGTTTCCCTTCCGTTACCACTCCACACTACCGAAAGTCTCCCACCCGGCGCCAGACGAGGCTACGAGAATCGATCGACATCATTCTCTGGCTCTTCTCGTGAGGTTATTCGTCCGCTCTCCAACCCCGCTGCTGGATTGAGTAACCCTCAAGGTCAGATTCAGACGCGCGCTCCGCTGCCTTCCTTATACCCAGCTCTCCTTTCACTGGTCTCTGCCGCATTCAAATCATACATCCCTCTTGCCGACCTCACCAAAGACGGTATCACGTATAAAGACTCCTTCTCCGGCCAGGCCGCTGTCACACTCATCGCAGAGCTCATCAAGACGTCTGATCGAAATTTGGCTCTGCTGCTCGGTCGAAGTCTTGACGCCCAAAAGTTCTTTCATGACGTGACGTACGATCATCGGTTGAGGGACAACCCTAAAGAGGTGTACCGATTCAGGGACAGACTTGCTGCACCTTTTACGGATACAAATGGCAATGGAGAAAGTTCGACTTCGGATGAGAGACTGACGAGGAATGGGAGTGGAGCGTCAAGTACGGGGATGGGCTTTGGTGGTGGGTTGAAAGCTTTAACAGCTGCAAGAGCTGCGGATTCATCCTCTACAATGCATACTGAATCGACACCAGTATCTACCACTCCATCTCGATCGTCGACTATGCCATTCCCTGATTCCGAGTCGCCTGATAGCTTGGACAGTGAAGACTCTCTCCCAGTGGGTGTATTCACCCTTCTTACAGACTGTTACTCTCCCACATGCTCGCGTGACAGTCTTTGTTATTCTATCAATTGTCCCAGAAGACTAGAACAAATGAAGCGCTTGAATATGAAACCAGAGCCTGGGTTAAATAGGAAACTCAGTCGAGAGAGTTTAGTAGATGTCAAGGAGACTGGCACTTTGTGGATTCACTCTGTTTCACAAGAGATCTTGGATAGTGTGGATGAtaaagagaagaagaggcaagAAGCCATCAACGAAGTTATCTACACGGAGAGGGACTTTGTCAGGGATCTGGAGTATCTTCGAGAT TCATGGGTCAAACCGTTACGGACGCAAGATGTCATTGATGCCAAGCGCCGAGACGATTTCGTCCGACAAGTCTTTTGGAATGTCCACGACGTCCTCTCCGTCAATTATGTCCTAGCCGAACGTCTCACGAAGCGCCAGAAAAAGGAACCAGTCGTCTCGCGTATAGGGGACATTTTTCTCGAACGTGTCCCGCTCTTTGAACCATTTGTCACTTATGGTGCTCATCAACTCTTCGGCAAGTACGAATTcgagaaggaaaaaggcGCGAACGCGGTTTTCCAAAAGTTCGTGGACGATACAGAAAGAAAACCTGAGTCAAGAAAGTTGGAGTTGAACGGTTATTTGACAAAACCTATTACACGTCTGGGTCGTTATCCCCTTTTACTGGAAGCTGTCCTCAAGTATACTCCTGACGACCATCCAGATAAGGAGGATTTGCCTGAAGTGATCAAGATGATTAAGGGGTTCTTGACGAAGGTCAACGCGGAGAGTGGAAAGAGCGAGAATATATTCGAACTGGCCCAAATCGAGCAGCAGCTGGTGTTCAGACCGAATGAAAGGATT GATCTCCGATTGCGAGATAAAAATCGCCAGCTAGTACACAAGGGCCCGTTGAAGAGGCGAGGAGGGAATCGAGAAGAGATTGCAGATTTACTGGGATTTTTGTTTGACCATGCGTTTCTGCTTGTCAAGCCCAAATGGGTAAACAAGAGCGAGCAGTACAAGGTTTATCGCCGA CCAATTCCCCTCGAGTTACTTGTCCTCATCACCCCAGACGAGCAATACAACTCGGGCAAATTGTCATATGGTAATGCCCGTTCCCGACTCATCACACGTCATCCCAACTCAAAGACCAATCACGTATCCCAGAATAACTCCATAACAGCCCCTCCCAAGCCAGAATCAAAACACGGTTTTTCGCTTACGATTCTTCACCTCGGCAAAAAAGGTTATTCGATGCAGCTGTGGGTTGATACGCATAttggaaggaagaagtggTTGGAGTGTATAGATAAGCAGCAAGGGATGTtgagggagaagagtaCCGTTTTCGTTAGCGAAACTATCACTGAAGGAATTCTGAGCGGTGTGAGGAAAGTCAATTGCTCCAGTCCTTATG ACCAAGGGAATAGGATGATCTTCGGTACAGATGAAGGTGTTTACTTTGCCAATTTACGTGATGAAAAGCTCCGCGAACCCGTAAAGGTCATTAACCTTATCGACGTCACCCAAGTCGACGTTATTGAAGAATTCCAACTCCTCATTGTCCTTCACGAGAGATGTGTCACTACCTTCCCACTTGACAGCCTTGACCCGTCCGATCCTAATGCCGCTCTCAAGCGTGGGAAACGTATTTCATCGCACACAAGCTTTATCAAATCAGGTATATGCCTTGGCAAGACTTTGGTTGCGATCGTCAAGAGTTCGACCTTGAGTAGCACAATTAAGGTGATGGAACCGGTCGATCTGAGTCAAAATCGAAAGAAGACACAAGCAGGGTTTATGAGAAGGCTCAATGGAAAGGATGATGCATTGAAGCTTTTCAAG GAATTCTATATTCCCACGGAATCCAGCTCCGTCCATTTCCTGAAGACGAAGCTCTGCGTCGGCTGCACCAAGGGATTCGAGATTGTCGACCTGGAAACACTTGATATGCAGGGTTTGCTTGATCCGTCAGACGGATCGCTGGATTTTGTGTTAAAGAGAGATAATGTCAGACCTATTGCAATTTACAGAATCGAAGAGGATTTCTTGCTATGCTACGACG AGTTTGCATTCTACGTAAACAAGAACGGATGGAGGTCGAGGCCCAAGTGGGCGATAGTTTGGGAAGGAGTTCCCACATCTTTTG CATTGCAATACCCATATGTCATCGCGTTTGAACCGACGTTCATTGAAGTGCATCATGTTGAAACTGGCCACCTCGTCCAGATCATCCCTGGTAACAATATACAATGCCTTTTTGCCGATACTCCCCCTTCACGCGTCAATGCCCCTCTACCACCGAATCGCATGATGTACCTTCCGCCTACTCCGGGGGCTCCCCCTTATACCCGTCCTCCAAACGTGCCAGGGTACCCTGTTTATCCCAATATGTCTTATCCCGGTCATCCCCAACAACCCCGACCACCTTCTAACGGCGCATATCCTCCTCATTTCGTAAATCAACCTGACGCAAGAGTACGTCATCCTCCCCAAACGCCAATGGGTTACGGGATGCCTTCGCCCCACCCGCCACCTCTTATCAACCGCTTCGCAAGGCCTCAGGTTGTCTTCGTCAGTGATGACAGCCATGTCCAGTTCCTCAAGTTCCCACCTGCTTCtcattctcatcctcaaagGCCTGTCATAACGCACCACCAAACCGCACCCGCCGGGCACTCAGCCAAATCCTCTCGATAA
- a CDS encoding Protein kinase, putative (Similar to TIGR gene model, INSD accession AAW45635.1), whose product MSFAEYIPRTDDSLSDLPPQLEFSLQPLPDTPRPSAELQIRTSPVKISFGQPSVRTVKKGWKSISPKQKARVSLFDEDEEDVQGAKGEKEARKEIVPEKEQGTMGEALPHPDTLIHRLTLASTRYTTLLTSLPAPLRAAFDSFSTLPSSPPPPPIDLFLDEYLGRKARDDEVKRVEEVWEAKKEWEREEEMGRRYLEEVGKGGRVEGVNAVPAERGVVRASPVAIAAPKPEPEPEPEPQAPASGAESQPQSQVAIPLPAARTSVYQKLAPVGEGTYGKVYKALSLITHQPVALKRIRMENEKDGFPVTAMREIKLLQMLQHENVLRLMEMVVERGGVYMVLEYMEFDLTGLLAHPEIKFSSANIKSLSHQMLSGLSYLHHQSILHRDMKGSNILVNSRGELKLADFGLARVYAKKRREDYTNRVITLWYRSPELLMGETIYGPEVDMWSAGCIILELYTTKPIFQGSDELNQLEVIYALLGTPTEAEWPSVKELPWYELVKPKEEIGSKFRTSFAKWLSPAALDLVEGLLFYDPSQRLLADSALRTDYFLIEEPAMEKPTQYVQLYPCHPQSLQS is encoded by the exons ATGTCCTTTGCCGAATACATACCTAGGACTGACGACTCTCTCTCGGATCTCCCTCCACAGCTTGAATTTTCACTCCAGCCTTTACCTGATACCCCAAGGCCATCAGCCGAATTGCAGATTCGAACGTCACCTGTTAAAATATCTTTTGGTCAGCCAAGTGTTAGGACGGTGAAAAAGGGGTGGAAGTCAATCTCCCCGAAGCAGAAAGCAAGAGTCAGTCTGTtcgatgaagatgaagaagatgtaCAAGGGGCAAAgggagaaaaggaagcTAGAAAGGAAATTGTACCAGAGAAAGAGCAAGGTACCATGGGAGAAGCACTTCCACATCCCGATACACTCATTCACCGACTCACACTCGCCTCGACACGGTACACCACCCTGCTTACTTCCCTCCCCGCCCCTCTTCGCGCAGCATTTGACTCATTTTCCACTCTCCCCTCGTCCCCACCGCCTCCTCCGATCGACCTTTTCTTGGACGAGTATTTGGGGAGGAAAGCGAGGGATGATGAGGTGAAAAGAGTGGAGGAGGTTTGGGAAGCGAAGAAGGAGtgggagagagaggaagaaatgggaagaagatatCTGGAGGAGGTTGGAAAAGGTGGAAGGGTGGAAGGGGTTAACGCGGTGCCTGCGGAACGTGGGGTTGTCAGGGCGTCTCCGGTTGCCATTGCTGCTCCAAAACCTGAACCTGAGCCTGAACCTGAACCCCAAGCCCCTGCATCCGGAGCAGAATCTCAACCACAGTCGCAAGTGGCAATCCCCTTACCAGCAGCACGAACATCTGTCTACCAGAAGCTCGCTCCTGTTGGTGAAGGCACGTACGGCAAAGTCTACAAGGCCCTTTCCCTCATCACCCACCAACCTGTTGCTCTCAAACGGATACGTATGGAGAACGAGAAGGATGGGTTCCCTGTTACGGCGATGCGGGAGATTAAGCTGTTGCAGATGTTACAGCATGAGAACGTGCTTAGGCTTATGGAGATGGTCGTGGAGAGAGGTGGGGTTTATATGGTGCTTGAATACATGGAGTTTGACTTGACTGGTCTTTTGGCACACCCCGAAATCAAGTTCTCCTCCGCGAATATCAAATCGCTCTCACATCAGATGCTTTCTGGTCTATCATACCTTCACCACCAATCGATCCTCCATCGTGATATGAAAGGCTCCAATATCCTTGTCAACTCAAGAGGGGAGCTAAAGCTGGCGGACTTTGGGTTGGCAAGGGTTTATGCAAAGAAACGGAGAGAGGATTATACTAATAGGGTCATCACTCTTTGGTATCGAAGTCCAGAGTTGTTGATGGGCGAGACAATATATGGCCCAGAAGTTGATATGTGGTCTGCCGG ATGTATCATCCTCGAGCTGTACACTACGAAACCCATTTTCCAGGGTTCAGATGAACTCAATCAGCTAGAAGTCATATACGCCCTCTTGGGTACTCCAACAGAAGCCGAATGGCCGTCTGTCAAAGAATTGCCATGGTATGAGTTGGTGAAGCCTAAAGAGGAAATTGGGAGTAAATTTAGGACAAGCTTCGCAAA GTGGCTTTCGCCAGCTGCTCTCGATCTCGTCGAAGGTCTTTTATTTTACGACCCTTCCCAACGGCTTTTAGCCGATTCTGCTTTACGAACAGATTACTTCCTCATCGAGGAACCTGCCATGGAGAAGCCTACCCAGTATGTTCAGCTTTATCCTTGTCATCCTCAATCACTTCAAAGCTAA